The nucleotide sequence AATTTTCATAGCCTATAAATGAAATGTTCTTTTCAACACTAGTTTTACAACTTGATAATTACACTGCTAAAGTCAGTATAAATATTGTTTGCTTCATTGTCTTTTTAAATGCACGCTAACGTTAAGTATAAAAAACGGGCAGCGGTTTTAAAAGCAGTAACTATCCATGAAACCGCAGCCAGAGAAAAGAACTAAAGGCTCCGCTACCACCAAACCCGCTGCTCTTTTTTATATATTGTTGTCGGTAGCTATTTTAACCTTAATCTTTTATTGTTATCTAAATAATGGGTAAACTTGGATTTAAATTCATCATCTTTATTAAAAATCCCAGGGTATCCATACACAATTTCTTCATAAGGCATACCGTCTTTAGCATATTCCACAAAAAGAGTTGGAATTGCATTATAAGGATCAGGTTCCATATCGTAGTCTACAATATAGTCATATGGAATTCTAAGGAATGGGTTAATAATAATTTTTTTGTAATTAGCATTATTTATTCTGTCATCTCCGTTCCTATCTAACAAGTCCCAATTCCCATCTTTGTCTATTATTGCTTCCTGACCCATTGATATTAATTCTAATCCATTGTCATAAAAATCCCAACATTCTCCTTTAAACGTAAGCCTTCGGGCAAGTGCATGTTGATTTTATAATTTTACCCACTTCCCGGGTAGCAGTTCTTCCAGCCTGTTTACCGGGTGATTGTCTATTCTTTCCAGAACATCTTTCATCCATTCCAATGGGTTTACACCGTTGATTTTGCAGCTTGCCACAAGCGAGTATATTTGGGCGGCTCTCTGGGCAGCATCATGTGAACCGGCAAACAGATAATTTTTCCTTCCTATGGCTACTGGCCTTATTGAGTTTTCCACCAGATTGTTATCTATCTCCAGCTTGCCATCCTCAAGATATATGGAGAGCCTTTCCCATCTGCTCAAGGAGTATTCGAGCGCCTTTCCAATAGGACTCCTAGGGGCAATATTAGGGTACAGGTTTTTCATCCATTCTTCCAGGTCGTCCAATGTTGTTTTTGCATCAAGCCTTGATTCCTTTCTTTCTTCAAAAGACATCCCGGCCTCCCTTGCTTTACGCTCAATATCATATAACTTCTGAAATTCTTTCAAGGCATGTTCTGCATTTTCTTTGTCATTGTCCAATGCTTTCTCAAACATCCTTCTGGCATGTGCCATACAATGGAACAATGTTATGCCCTTGATGTTGGCAAACATATCATATACGTTATACCCGTCACATTGCAGGTATCCCTGAAAACCCTTCAGTATATCTGATGGCCCTTCGCTCCCGCGCCCGGGACGATAGTCGAACAGCACCTGTTTCCCGACAGGGTCATAATATACCCAGTAATACCCCCGGTGGATTTTACTTTTTTTATCCTTGTCGAGAACTTTTATGGGTGTCTCGTCTGCCATCAGGTAACCGGCTTGCAGTGTCCTCTTTTTATGCAGTTCGTATAAGATTTTAAGCTTGTTTACCCCTTGTTTTACCCAGTCTGACATTGTGGAAGAAGGAAAATTAAGGCCTTCTCTCTTAAATATCTGTATCTGGCGGTATAAAGGAAGGTGGTCAACATACTTGCTGACAACAAGGAAAGCGACAAGGCTTGCTCCGGCTATCCCTTTCTCTATCGCCCTGTATGGCAATTCTCCAATGGCAACACCCTCCCCTTCAGGTTTTGCGTATTTCGGGCGTACAATTTTGCGCACATGAAACTTTCCGGTGGTATATTCAAGAACCTCTGTCACCTCTTCCCCAATTTTTTTCATGCCTGAGGTATCTTCTTCAGGCTCAACAATCTCTTCCACCCTTGGTACATGTGCCGGTATAGGGAGGCGGCCCGGGTGCTTGCGGGCTGTTTCTTTTTTGACACGCTTAAACCTGACGACCTCCTCTTTTTCAGGGGCAGTTGCCTGCTCTTCACCAAGTCCCAGGTTTAACTGTTCCGGTGCGGACGAAGGCACAAAACGCTCGCTTTTGGTGCCATATATGAGGCGCTTCAGCTCTTTGAGCTCAAACTTCAAAAGTGCGATCTCGGACATCGCCTCCTCATATTTTTCTTTATAGTCTATACCTTCGGCAAGCATGTTGCAAAGATAAATAATATACCTATGTAGGTGGTATTAGGAAAAAAAGAATAAGTTTAAAGATTTCCAGGACTTTTATATCTTTTGCGGTGCCTGACCGACTCAAGGGAAATCCCTTGTAAGACCAGTTGCAATACCGAGGCGGATATTTCAGATTTGGTCACATTTTTGCAATGGACAGGTATTTCATAAGTCCCTCTTTCAAGGCGTTTGTGATACATACTGAAACCGTCGCCTTCCCATAAAAGGAGCTTGACATGGTTTCGGTTTCGGTTCAGGAAAATAAAAATGTCCCCGTTCATGGGGTTTTCGTTAAGTTTGCTCCTTACAATACCTGATAGGCTGTCAAACCCTTTCCGCATGTCGGTTTTGCCCGAATAGAGAAAGTACCTGCACTGGTGAGACAATGAAAGCATGGCTAGCTGACTAATTGTTTAACAAATGATGGATCTGCCATGCCGTGGAATATGACCTTGGCACCGGAAGGAAAGACAACTTCCATGTTGCCGGCCGCAGGGTTAATTTCATCAGGGCTGCTTACTTTCAGAGGGACAAATCCGGTACCGGGCTCCTCTGTTCTATATTTGCCGCACCAATAGATGAATTTTTGATAATTGATGTTCTGCCGAAGGCTAAATTCTTTTTTACTGATACCGCTTTGTTGCCAGAGCTGATAAAGCTCACGCATCTGGTCAGATACTTTTGTGTTTGTTGCCATTATTTTGCTGTTATAGTTTGTAATGCAAACTTATGGCGTTATTTTTTGGGAATAAAGATGTACTTGGCCGTAGGTATACCTTTAAACCAAGTACTCATTTCTCCATATTTCGATTCCTTAGCATCTGGCCATGTATTATCATCTACTGACCTTATTATAATATTGTGATATTTAAATCTTATATATGGCTCATAGATGGCTCGTCTCCATAACGGTTTATCTAATTCTTCTAGTAAATCTTTTTTTAATCTTTTCTTTAAGGTAAGATTGCGTTTAACTCTTACTGCATTTGATTTGGACTTTAATATTGTTTTGGAGAGATGTTGTTGCTCTAATACAACCCTTATCTGTTCTATTTTCTTTGTTGGAAGTTTATTAAT is from Cytophagaceae bacterium ABcell3 and encodes:
- a CDS encoding IS66 family transposase, translated to MLAEGIDYKEKYEEAMSEIALLKFELKELKRLIYGTKSERFVPSSAPEQLNLGLGEEQATAPEKEEVVRFKRVKKETARKHPGRLPIPAHVPRVEEIVEPEEDTSGMKKIGEEVTEVLEYTTGKFHVRKIVRPKYAKPEGEGVAIGELPYRAIEKGIAGASLVAFLVVSKYVDHLPLYRQIQIFKREGLNFPSSTMSDWVKQGVNKLKILYELHKKRTLQAGYLMADETPIKVLDKDKKSKIHRGYYWVYYDPVGKQVLFDYRPGRGSEGPSDILKGFQGYLQCDGYNVYDMFANIKGITLFHCMAHARRMFEKALDNDKENAEHALKEFQKLYDIERKAREAGMSFEERKESRLDAKTTLDDLEEWMKNLYPNIAPRSPIGKALEYSLSRWERLSIYLEDGKLEIDNNLVENSIRPVAIGRKNYLFAGSHDAAQRAAQIYSLVASCKINGVNPLEWMKDVLERIDNHPVNRLEELLPGKWVKL
- the tnpB gene encoding IS66 family insertion sequence element accessory protein TnpB (TnpB, as the term is used for proteins encoded by IS66 family insertion elements, is considered an accessory protein, since TnpC, encoded by a neighboring gene, is a DDE family transposase.) — protein: MLSLSHQCRYFLYSGKTDMRKGFDSLSGIVRSKLNENPMNGDIFIFLNRNRNHVKLLLWEGDGFSMYHKRLERGTYEIPVHCKNVTKSEISASVLQLVLQGISLESVRHRKRYKSPGNL